DNA sequence from the Timaviella obliquedivisa GSE-PSE-MK23-08B genome:
GTCTGACTGATTTATATGTGTTTCGTGAAAAAGATCAAAATCCTGCGGCAGCGGAAGATGATCTAATTCTGGTCATGAATACTAATCCGCGATCGCTCGCTAGACAACAGTATTTCTTCAGTTCCGAAGCCCGCTACGAATTCAAAATGTCCCGGACAGCCAATATTAACGGCGTGCCCACAGGCAATCCTGATATGACGCTGCGGGTCACCTTCAGTCCGCCTCAAGGTGCTAACAGACAGCAACGGATGACCCTGACCCTTCTGGAAAGAGGGAAACAGCCTATGGTGATTAACCGCACTCAGGATAATCGTCCTATTGTGACAACTTCCCTTGTTAATGCAGATACTCCGGCGATTAATCAAGTCGCCATCAAGGGGCGGAATGTCTCGGTGTTTGCAGGGCTACGGGAAGACCCGTTTTTCTTTGATGTCGAGCAATTTTTTAGGGTGCGATCGGGGCTTTTGGGGCGGGGTCCTGCGGTTGGATTTCGATCGCCTGATCAGGCGCTAGACTTCACCAAGGGCTACAACGTCAACACTATTGTCATGCGTGTTCCTCGAAAGCTATTGCAATCTGGAACCAACACAACCACATTTGACACTTGGTTGACGATTTCAGTTCAAGATCCTCGAACGAAACAGTTTATGCAAACCGAGCAAATAGCGCGACCCGGAATTAACGAAGCGCTGCTGTTCACCCAGGGCAACCTAGCTGCTTACAACCGCAGTCAGCCCAGTCGTAGCGTTCCGCCTGTGGTGGCTAGAGAAGTCACTACGGTGCTGACAGCGTTGGGTAACAGCCCTGAACGTACAACCGCATTGATCGGGGCGTTTATACCCGATGTCATGCGAATTGACACGACAGGGCCGAGTGGATTTGCCAACGCCTTGAACACTCTGGGTGCTCCGGTGCGCGGACGGATGCTTAAAGATGATGTGATTGATATTGCTCTAAGCGTTCTGACGAATGGTGCAGTAACGACTGACAACGTGTCCTATGATGGCGTGCCAGGTAATCCGGCTCAGGGTCATCAACCGTTAGCTACCTCGTTCCCTTATCTGGCTCCCGCAAACTAATCCTCTCGTTCCCAGGCTTTAGCCTGGGAACGAGGAACAAGGGATAAAGAGACAGTTTTATTATTTCATTCACTTAATCATTTTTCCTATGGAACAGACTAGTGAACCTCGCCATCTCCCCAATTCCGAGCAGCTTAAACCCGAGCAGCTTAAACCCGATCGGCAAAGATGGCTATGGATTTTACTCTTGGTAGGACTACCTTTGACAAGCGCTACCGTCTGGCTGACTCAATCTGATTTTCCGGCTCGGCTTGAACAATTTCAGCACCAGACGTTTAGCTCCTTAAAAGCACCCTATCGCTATTCCTATGATCTGTCAGATTATCGTAATCCGGCATCACTAAGGGAACGAGAAATTGGCTTTTACCAAGAAAAGATTCGTAAAAATCCTCAAGGCGGACTCGATCGCGCTTATCTAGCGTCAGCGTATTTAGGAATGGCGAAAACCACAGGTGAGGGCAGTTGGTATCTACTGGCAGAACAAACGGCAAAGGAGTCTTTGGCAAGGCTATCAATAGATAATCCTAGCGCCATTTCTACGCTAGCCAGAGTTGCTGAAGCCAGGCATGATTTTGCAGTTGCGCTCCAGCTAACGCAACAAATTACCGATGAGCGGGATGTTTTGTCAATTAAGACAACATCTAACTTGGCAACTGGCAAACTTACCG
Encoded proteins:
- a CDS encoding DUF4331 domain-containing protein; this encodes MVTRLRSILTKTAFACGVAFMALGLTTAVSPNKIQASDHDDGDIDVRSRALSLTDLYVFREKDQNPAAAEDDLILVMNTNPRSLARQQYFFSSEARYEFKMSRTANINGVPTGNPDMTLRVTFSPPQGANRQQRMTLTLLERGKQPMVINRTQDNRPIVTTSLVNADTPAINQVAIKGRNVSVFAGLREDPFFFDVEQFFRVRSGLLGRGPAVGFRSPDQALDFTKGYNVNTIVMRVPRKLLQSGTNTTTFDTWLTISVQDPRTKQFMQTEQIARPGINEALLFTQGNLAAYNRSQPSRSVPPVVAREVTTVLTALGNSPERTTALIGAFIPDVMRIDTTGPSGFANALNTLGAPVRGRMLKDDVIDIALSVLTNGAVTTDNVSYDGVPGNPAQGHQPLATSFPYLAPAN